From a region of the Candidatus Gracilibacteria bacterium genome:
- a CDS encoding HD domain-containing protein: MNKNLIIDVKNYVNYLMLPLDELYYHHYEHALSVMERAMYLATMEGCESSDIELLCIASLFHDTGFVIQYDNNENIGAKIAQNFLKTILYPEDKIKIIEHLILATAPEKEPKTLLEKIIKDADMDNLGREDFFDIASKLKHERETIKKIKIRDPDWHHAALDIIQGHSFYTPTQIKERNQKLIENTEELRKQLGE, from the coding sequence ATGAATAAAAATCTCATTATTGACGTCAAAAACTACGTAAATTATCTCATGCTTCCTCTTGATGAACTCTATTATCATCATTATGAACATGCATTGAGTGTAATGGAACGAGCTATGTATCTCGCCACTATGGAATGATGTGAGAGTAGTGATATCGAGCTTCTTTGTATTGCTTCCCTCTTTCACGATACATGATTTGTGATACAGTACGATAATAATGAAAATATAGGAGCAAAAATAGCTCAAAATTTTCTTAAAACAATTCTATATCCAGAAGACAAAATTAAAATCATAGAACATCTTATACTTGCAACAGCTCCAGAAAAAGAACCCAAAACTCTCTTAGAAAAGATTATAAAAGATGCAGATATGGATAATCTGTGAAGAGAAGATTTTTTTGACATAGCCTCTAAGCTGAAACATGAAAGGGAGACGATCAAAAAAATAAAAATAAGAGATCCCGATTGGCACCATGCAGCACTTGATATTATTCAAGGTCATAGTTTTTATACCCCAACTCAAATAAAAGAAAGAAATCAAAAATTAATTGAAAACACAGAAGAATTACGAAAACAACTTGGAGAATAA